The proteins below are encoded in one region of Candidatus Binatia bacterium:
- a CDS encoding BrnT family toxin, producing the protein MRRLVADEETAAWLARRPPFVWDQGNSLKSTTKHGVTCDEAESLIERVFVLAGRVVSPVYAEPRWVLFGETDTGKRLTMVFTRRGAKVRVISCRPMGRKERKFYESLIGREEETGGGGKANRRSEEYPQ; encoded by the coding sequence ATGAGGCGGCTCGTTGCGGATGAGGAGACGGCGGCGTGGCTTGCGCGGCGTCCCCCGTTTGTATGGGACCAGGGCAACAGCCTGAAGAGCACGACCAAGCACGGCGTGACCTGCGACGAGGCGGAGTCCCTGATCGAACGCGTGTTCGTGCTCGCCGGCCGCGTCGTGAGTCCGGTCTATGCGGAACCCCGCTGGGTGCTCTTCGGAGAGACAGACACCGGCAAACGGCTCACGATGGTCTTCACCCGCCGCGGCGCGAAGGTACGTGTAATCAGTTGTCGCCCCATGGGGCGTAAGGAAAGGAAATTCTATGAGAGCCTCATCGGCCGGGAAGAGGAAACCGGCGGCGGCGGGAAAGCGAATCGGCGTAGTGAGGAATACCCGCAATGA
- a CDS encoding acyl-CoA dehydrogenase family protein, with protein MPAEHGAPPWRSFDLFAPTDEHRMLADTLHTFVRDEVEPQAAAYNRDERFNLALFRRAGELGLLGLTIPESEGGAGLDATAAVMTHEALSYADPAFCLSYLAHAVLFAHNFAHNATPAQLARVLPKAISGEWIGGMCMTEPDAGTDVLGMRSTAVRQGDHYVLNGRKMFITNGAVDDHTLGDVFLVYAKTDGKISTFLIEKGFPGFALGQRLHDKLGMRASMTAELVFDNCIVPAGNLIGHEGESMKHMMRNLEMERLTLAAMSLGIAMRAVEVMFRYANERKAFGTAIRDFGQVQAHLANSYAEFKAARALVYDVARRLDPSTFGNRADADAAKLFAARIAKDIADRAIQVLGGYGYIGEYVVERLWRDAKLLEIGGGTNEAHQKNITKDVSRTPEMIRR; from the coding sequence ATGCCTGCAGAACACGGCGCGCCCCCGTGGCGTAGCTTCGATCTCTTCGCCCCCACCGACGAACACCGCATGCTCGCCGACACTCTGCACACTTTCGTCCGCGACGAGGTGGAACCGCAAGCCGCCGCTTACAACCGCGACGAGCGCTTCAACCTTGCCCTGTTCCGCCGCGCCGGCGAACTCGGCCTGCTCGGGCTCACCATCCCCGAAAGCGAAGGCGGCGCCGGACTCGATGCCACCGCCGCGGTCATGACCCACGAGGCCCTCTCGTATGCCGACCCCGCCTTCTGCCTCTCGTACCTGGCGCACGCCGTGCTCTTCGCCCACAACTTCGCCCACAACGCCACCCCCGCCCAGCTTGCCCGCGTCCTGCCCAAAGCCATCAGCGGCGAGTGGATCGGCGGCATGTGCATGACCGAACCGGACGCCGGCACCGACGTCCTCGGCATGCGCTCCACCGCCGTCCGCCAGGGCGATCACTACGTCCTCAACGGCCGCAAAATGTTCATCACCAACGGCGCTGTCGACGACCACACCCTCGGCGACGTCTTCCTCGTCTACGCCAAGACCGACGGCAAGATCAGCACCTTCCTGATCGAGAAGGGATTTCCCGGATTCGCCCTCGGCCAGCGCCTGCACGACAAGCTCGGCATGCGCGCCTCGATGACCGCCGAGCTGGTCTTCGATAACTGCATCGTGCCCGCCGGCAACCTCATCGGCCACGAAGGCGAGAGCATGAAACACATGATGCGGAACCTCGAGATGGAACGTCTGACCCTCGCCGCCATGTCGCTCGGCATCGCCATGCGCGCGGTCGAGGTCATGTTCCGCTACGCCAACGAGCGGAAGGCGTTCGGCACCGCCATCCGTGACTTCGGTCAGGTTCAGGCCCACCTCGCCAACTCGTACGCCGAGTTCAAAGCCGCCCGCGCCCTGGTCTACGATGTCGCGCGCCGGCTCGACCCCAGCACCTTCGGCAACCGCGCCGACGCCGACGCCGCTAAACTGTTCGCCGCCCGCATCGCCAAAGACATCGCCGACCGCGCCATTCAGGTCCTCGGCGGCTACGGCTACATCGGCGAGTACGTCGTCGAACGCCTGTGGCGCGATGCCAAGTTGCTGGAGATCGGCGGCGGCACCAACGAGGCGCACCAGAAGAACATCACCAAAGACGTCTCCCGCACCCCGGAGATGATCCGCCGGTGA
- a CDS encoding M3 family oligoendopeptidase has translation MTRTNDSPAAGVTWDLGDLYAGPADPRLAADLDAAMAAAQQFAGDFRGRIGTTPGPAPAVVLEAVTRLEAILEQVGRAVVFADLLHAADATVAEHGALVAHTQDLASAIRRELIFFELEWIALEDDAARRIIEAPECARYRHFLASLRRYRPHVLSEPEERVLELKANTGARAFARLFDELVAELSFEVTVDGESKALNESETLALLYDERREVRRAAAAALTAGLQDNQLVIGFVFNTLVHDHAGDDRLRRFTTPMSARHLANEIDAGTVEALMNACEARHDIVHRYYALKRRLLGLDELLDYDRYAPVAADNAAVPWQRCREIVLDAYGGFAPRMRELATWFFERRWIDAEVRNGKRGGAFSASTVTSAHPYVLVNYTGTRHDVLTVAHELGHGVHQYLSQPRGYLQADTPLTLAETASVFGEMLVFEHLLGGETDRAAQLGLLCGKIEDAIATVFRQVALTRFEERLHAARRAEGELARNRICTLWQDTNAALYGTSVRLTEDYRWWWAYISHFVHTPFYCYAYGFGELLVLALYELYRREGSSFVPRYLDLLAAGGSAPPDALLRPFGLDIRDPGFWNMGLEPLAAMVTRVEELIDASGAALVTSP, from the coding sequence ATGACTCGAACGAATGACTCGCCGGCCGCGGGCGTCACCTGGGACCTCGGCGATCTTTACGCCGGCCCCGCCGACCCGCGCCTCGCCGCCGATCTCGACGCGGCCATGGCCGCCGCACAGCAGTTCGCCGGCGACTTCCGGGGCCGCATCGGAACGACACCCGGGCCGGCACCCGCCGTGGTCCTCGAAGCCGTAACCCGCCTCGAAGCGATCCTGGAGCAGGTCGGCCGGGCGGTCGTCTTTGCCGATCTGTTGCACGCGGCCGACGCCACCGTCGCGGAGCACGGCGCCCTGGTTGCCCACACCCAGGACCTGGCGTCGGCGATCAGGCGGGAGCTGATCTTCTTCGAGCTCGAGTGGATCGCCCTCGAAGATGACGCGGCCAGGCGAATAATCGAGGCCCCCGAGTGCGCGCGCTACCGCCATTTCCTGGCGAGCCTGCGCCGCTACCGGCCGCACGTGCTGTCCGAACCGGAGGAGCGGGTCCTCGAACTCAAGGCCAACACGGGGGCACGGGCGTTCGCCCGGCTTTTCGACGAGCTGGTCGCCGAGCTGTCGTTCGAGGTAACCGTCGACGGCGAGTCGAAGGCGCTCAACGAGAGCGAGACGCTCGCCCTGCTTTACGACGAGCGCCGGGAGGTGCGGCGAGCGGCAGCGGCGGCCCTGACCGCGGGACTGCAAGACAACCAGCTCGTCATCGGATTCGTCTTCAACACGCTGGTGCACGACCACGCCGGTGACGATCGCTTGCGGCGTTTTACGACGCCGATGTCCGCCCGTCACCTCGCGAACGAGATCGACGCCGGGACGGTGGAGGCGTTGATGAACGCCTGCGAAGCGCGGCACGACATTGTCCACCGGTACTACGCCCTCAAGCGCCGCCTGCTCGGGCTCGACGAGCTTCTGGACTACGATCGCTACGCGCCGGTGGCGGCGGATAACGCGGCGGTACCGTGGCAACGCTGCCGCGAGATCGTGCTCGACGCCTACGGCGGCTTCGCGCCGCGTATGCGCGAGCTGGCGACGTGGTTCTTCGAGCGCCGCTGGATAGATGCCGAGGTCAGGAACGGCAAACGCGGCGGCGCCTTCAGTGCCTCCACCGTAACCAGCGCGCATCCCTACGTGCTGGTCAACTACACCGGCACGCGCCACGACGTGCTCACGGTGGCGCACGAGCTGGGTCACGGCGTCCACCAGTATCTTTCGCAACCGCGCGGCTACCTGCAGGCCGATACTCCCCTGACGCTCGCCGAGACCGCCAGTGTCTTCGGCGAAATGCTGGTCTTCGAGCACCTCCTCGGCGGCGAAACGGACCGGGCCGCGCAACTCGGCCTGCTCTGCGGCAAGATCGAGGACGCGATCGCGACCGTCTTCCGGCAGGTCGCGCTGACCCGCTTCGAGGAACGGCTGCACGCCGCGCGGCGGGCCGAGGGCGAGCTTGCGCGCAACCGCATCTGTACGCTCTGGCAGGACACCAACGCCGCGCTCTACGGCACGTCGGTGCGGCTGACCGAGGATTACCGCTGGTGGTGGGCTTACATCTCGCACTTCGTTCACACGCCCTTCTATTGTTACGCGTACGGGTTCGGCGAGCTTCTGGTCCTCGCACTGTACGAGTTGTACCGCCGCGAGGGCTCGTCGTTCGTGCCGCGGTATCTCGACTTGCTGGCGGCCGGCGGTTCGGCGCCACCGGACGCCCTCCTGCGGCCGTTCGGACTGGACATCCGCGATCCGGGTTTCTGGAACATGGGGCTGGAACCGCTGGCGGCCATGGTGACCCGCGTCGAGGAACTGATCGACGCCTCGGGAGCCGCATTGGTGACCTCGCCTTGA
- the cysC gene encoding adenylyl-sulfate kinase, whose translation MANLKSKHVVWHPGMVTKADREAITGHKSCTLWMTGLPASGKSTLAVALEKALWERGVHSFVLDGDNVRHGLNKDLGFSPEDRNENIRRIGEVAKLFTTAGVINVTAFISPYRSDRDRVRAIMEPGEFVETYVECSVDECERRDPKGHYKKARAGEIPEFTGISAPYEAPERPEITVQTHRQTQEESLAVILSYLEANGYIPRAE comes from the coding sequence ATGGCAAATCTCAAGTCGAAGCATGTCGTGTGGCACCCGGGCATGGTCACCAAGGCCGATCGCGAGGCGATCACCGGACACAAGTCGTGTACCCTGTGGATGACCGGACTCCCGGCCTCCGGCAAGTCGACGCTGGCCGTCGCGCTCGAGAAGGCGCTCTGGGAGCGCGGCGTACACTCCTTCGTGCTCGATGGCGACAACGTGCGGCACGGACTCAACAAGGACCTCGGGTTTTCGCCCGAGGACCGCAACGAGAACATCCGTCGCATCGGCGAGGTTGCCAAGCTGTTTACTACCGCCGGGGTCATCAATGTCACCGCCTTCATTTCGCCGTACCGCAGCGATCGCGACCGTGTCCGCGCCATCATGGAACCCGGCGAGTTCGTCGAAACCTACGTCGAGTGCAGTGTCGACGAGTGCGAGCGCAGAGACCCCAAGGGCCACTACAAGAAAGCTCGCGCGGGGGAAATCCCGGAGTTCACCGGCATCTCGGCTCCGTACGAGGCCCCCGAGCGGCCCGAAATCACGGTGCAAACCCACCGCCAGACGCAGGAAGAAAGCCTCGCTGTCATTCTGTCTTACCTCGAGGCCAACGGCTACATCCCGCGCGCCGAGTGA
- a CDS encoding DUF882 domain-containing protein produces the protein MNRPILAAMVTLAVAAGTACAHPPHASTSPRPHALTPPRPPRFFVHGDGRLRLRHAHFNSVLDVRYRRPDGTYDPAALAEIRHFFRSRGDGREGRISLRLIELLGYVQTHYRPRTMTLVSGYRSPDYNEGIRSAGALAAQTSLHTQGLAADVAMTGVNLKRLWTDLRAEQVGGAGYYRSGNFLHLDTGPPRFWEETTSRVKDNLSADNARVFVRTDFDYYDRLDGARVELHSVTAFPLAIRREASVGGTQVVLEAADNTPATRRGDCLVIDAPADAYVFNVRSADGHGSAGKAPLVLTTCAPRTGKTKAELVSNPIEAER, from the coding sequence GTGAACCGCCCCATTCTCGCCGCAATGGTCACGCTCGCGGTCGCCGCCGGCACCGCATGCGCCCACCCCCCGCACGCCTCCACGTCCCCACGCCCCCACGCCCTCACGCCCCCACGCCCCCCCCGCTTCTTCGTCCACGGCGACGGCCGTTTACGGCTCCGCCACGCCCACTTCAACAGCGTCCTCGACGTTCGCTATCGCCGCCCCGACGGCACTTACGATCCGGCGGCGCTGGCCGAGATCCGGCACTTCTTCCGTTCCCGCGGCGACGGACGCGAAGGCCGCATATCGCTGCGACTGATCGAGCTGCTCGGCTACGTACAAACCCACTACCGGCCACGGACGATGACCCTCGTCTCCGGATATCGCAGTCCGGACTACAACGAAGGAATCCGCTCGGCCGGGGCGCTGGCGGCGCAAACCTCGCTGCACACCCAGGGCCTTGCCGCGGACGTGGCAATGACCGGCGTCAACTTGAAGCGGCTCTGGACCGACCTGCGCGCCGAACAAGTCGGCGGCGCCGGGTACTACCGTAGCGGCAACTTCCTGCACCTCGACACCGGGCCGCCGCGCTTCTGGGAGGAAACGACCTCGCGGGTGAAAGACAACCTCTCCGCCGACAACGCGCGCGTCTTCGTTCGCACGGACTTCGACTACTACGACCGGCTCGACGGCGCCCGGGTGGAGCTGCACAGCGTCACGGCGTTTCCCCTCGCGATCCGCCGGGAAGCGTCCGTGGGGGGAACGCAGGTTGTGCTCGAAGCGGCGGACAACACGCCGGCGACGCGGCGCGGCGATTGCCTCGTCATCGACGCCCCGGCCGACGCCTACGTCTTCAACGTACGCTCCGCCGACGGGCACGGTTCCGCCGGCAAGGCGCCGCTGGTGCTCACCACCTGCGCGCCGCGCACCGGCAAGACGAAGGCCGAACTGGTCTCGAATCCGATCGAGGCGGAGCGGTAG
- the nadD gene encoding nicotinate-nucleotide adenylyltransferase: MRIGILGGTFNPIHLAHLRCAEEVGQAQALDRVLFVPSATPPHKGADNLAPAAARLAMVRLAIAGNPRFRVSTLEIDRGGRSYSVDTLLALRAAMPEAHLTFILGMDAFREIETWKRYAQLFELCDLVVTSRPPLPDPPARLILPVAVRRQFWYQPEQGILEHHRGTKVIFQPITALDISASAIRQRLATGASVRYLVPDSVLRYIRRHGLYAPEAVSH, translated from the coding sequence GTGAGGATCGGCATACTCGGCGGCACCTTCAATCCCATTCACCTCGCGCACCTGCGCTGTGCGGAGGAGGTGGGTCAGGCGCAGGCGCTCGACCGGGTTCTGTTCGTGCCGAGCGCGACGCCGCCGCACAAGGGCGCCGACAACCTGGCCCCGGCGGCCGCTCGGCTGGCCATGGTGCGGCTCGCCATTGCCGGCAACCCGCGCTTCCGCGTCTCCACGCTGGAGATCGACCGTGGCGGCCGTTCGTACTCGGTCGACACGTTACTGGCCTTGCGCGCGGCCATGCCGGAGGCGCACCTCACCTTCATCTTGGGCATGGACGCCTTCCGCGAGATCGAAACGTGGAAGCGTTACGCCCAACTGTTCGAGCTCTGCGACCTGGTGGTAACTTCCCGGCCACCGTTGCCCGACCCGCCGGCACGCCTCATCTTGCCCGTTGCCGTGCGACGGCAGTTCTGGTATCAGCCCGAACAGGGAATCTTGGAGCATCACAGGGGTACGAAAGTCATTTTCCAACCGATCACCGCCCTCGACATCTCCGCCTCGGCCATCCGGCAGCGTCTCGCCACCGGGGCGTCGGTTCGCTACCTCGTCCCCGACTCTGTCCTCCGATACATTCGACGGCACGGGCTGTACGCGCCGGAAGCGGTGTCGCATTGA
- the rsfS gene encoding ribosome silencing factor: protein MTSNSSLEKALQCVRFALEKKAYDLVLMDVEALTSLASYFLICTGRSDTQVQAIAQAIEGNLSLVGFKPLSIEGYTAGQWVILDFGDVLVHVFYEPVREFYDLERLWARAPRVALPEPYRSQANDLRLAGHGR from the coding sequence TTGACGTCCAACAGCTCGCTGGAAAAGGCCCTCCAGTGCGTCCGTTTCGCGCTCGAGAAGAAGGCGTACGACCTGGTGCTGATGGACGTCGAGGCTTTGACTTCGCTCGCCAGCTATTTCCTGATCTGCACGGGCCGTTCCGACACACAGGTCCAGGCGATCGCCCAGGCGATCGAGGGAAACCTGAGTCTGGTGGGGTTCAAGCCCCTATCGATCGAGGGATACACCGCCGGTCAGTGGGTGATCCTCGACTTCGGCGACGTGCTCGTCCACGTCTTCTACGAGCCGGTGCGCGAGTTCTACGATCTCGAGCGGCTGTGGGCGCGGGCCCCCCGCGTCGCGCTCCCCGAGCCCTACCGCAGTCAGGCCAACGATCTGCGCCTGGCCGGTCACGGGCGCTGA
- a CDS encoding tetratricopeptide repeat protein codes for MRRLFAIVVGLLVVLGVVYLASVNPTHVDFHYGPVHRLEQVHVVTLLVAAFTGGVILVVLVLLLQAGWRTVAGWGPSRRERRSDRVMEWTAAGQDLVWRGDAQRGRSLLQRAWRSRPDDPSPLVALAASYREAGEVGRARALLMEKARDHHTDPDVLLALAEAQQADGDRGAAIETLERLRALHPRAARGLRALRDAYIDAGRWQDAASVHEAWIATLSDPRQMARERDHLVVLRYAAAVDLKDAPARVAAFEALAEGRVVSVPVLVGLGDALLGAGRSDEASVLWERALRAAPRTVFVERLTAMANEPAHRERIRNLLRKLRADHVQPDSVLLLLAQLSLLDGEPEEAARALEGLQSPPRHAALLHHLWGEVHRRRGALERAVAAYALVNDAPWAYRCRNCSRQSQAWVAYCPQCRGWDSYRSVAEIGRD; via the coding sequence ATGCGCCGGCTGTTCGCCATCGTCGTCGGCCTGCTCGTGGTGCTCGGGGTGGTCTACCTGGCCTCGGTCAATCCGACCCACGTGGACTTCCATTACGGACCGGTCCACCGTCTCGAACAGGTGCACGTCGTCACGTTGCTGGTAGCGGCGTTCACGGGCGGAGTAATTCTGGTGGTCCTCGTGCTCCTGCTGCAGGCGGGCTGGAGGACCGTTGCCGGCTGGGGGCCGAGCCGACGCGAGCGACGCAGCGATCGAGTCATGGAATGGACCGCCGCCGGACAAGATCTGGTGTGGCGCGGCGATGCGCAACGGGGACGCAGCCTGCTGCAGAGAGCCTGGCGATCCCGGCCGGACGACCCGTCCCCGCTGGTGGCCCTGGCGGCCTCGTACCGGGAGGCCGGCGAGGTCGGGCGGGCGCGGGCCCTGCTCATGGAAAAGGCGCGCGATCACCATACCGACCCCGACGTGCTTCTGGCTCTGGCGGAGGCACAGCAGGCCGACGGCGACCGCGGTGCGGCCATAGAAACTCTTGAACGGCTGCGGGCCTTGCACCCGCGCGCCGCACGCGGCCTGCGCGCACTGCGGGACGCGTACATCGACGCCGGGCGCTGGCAGGACGCCGCCTCCGTACACGAGGCGTGGATCGCGACGTTGAGCGATCCGAGACAGATGGCTCGCGAGCGGGACCATCTGGTCGTCCTGCGTTACGCCGCGGCGGTGGATCTAAAGGATGCACCGGCACGGGTTGCGGCGTTCGAGGCGCTCGCAGAGGGCCGGGTGGTTAGTGTCCCGGTGCTGGTCGGTCTCGGCGACGCGCTGCTCGGGGCGGGGCGCAGCGACGAGGCTTCAGTGTTGTGGGAACGAGCGTTGCGGGCAGCGCCGCGGACCGTGTTCGTCGAGCGGCTGACGGCGATGGCAAACGAGCCTGCGCATCGGGAGCGAATACGCAACCTGCTCCGCAAGTTGCGCGCGGATCACGTACAGCCGGACAGCGTGCTCTTGCTGCTTGCGCAGTTGAGCCTTCTGGACGGTGAGCCGGAGGAGGCGGCGCGGGCGTTGGAGGGCTTGCAGTCGCCGCCCCGCCACGCCGCGCTGCTCCACCACCTCTGGGGAGAAGTGCACCGGCGCCGGGGCGCGCTGGAACGGGCGGTGGCTGCCTACGCCCTGGTCAACGATGCGCCGTGGGCGTACCGCTGCCGCAACTGCAGCCGCCAGAGTCAGGCCTGGGTGGCGTACTGCCCGCAATGCCGGGGCTGGGACTCGTACCGCTCGGTGGCTGAAATCGGCCGTGACTGA
- a CDS encoding glutamate-5-semialdehyde dehydrogenase, protein MHVEETVVALCREARQAARRLATAGTETKNRCLRDAAGRLRRAGARLLEANRDDVARGREAGMSAAFVDRLTLNEARIEAMAAGVEQVAALPDPVGETIAQWKRPNGLEIGQVRIPLGVVGVIYESRPNVTADAAALCLKAGNATILRGGSEAIITNRAIAGELAAAAAAVGLPAAAIQLVPTTDREAVQVLLRQSTYIDVIIPRGGESLIRAITESSKIPVVQHYAGVCHTYVDAHADLAMAERICFNAKVQRPGVCNAMETMLVHAAVAERFLPAMLRAFADAGVRLRGCDRTRAIVPAVDAATEDDWRTEYLDLILAVKVVDSLDEAIDFIAVYGTGHSDAIVTEHYGNARRFLAEVDSAAVYVNASTRFTDGYEFGFGAEVGISTNRLHARGPMGLRELTTYKYTVLGSGQIRQ, encoded by the coding sequence ATGCACGTCGAGGAAACGGTGGTGGCGCTGTGCCGCGAGGCGCGGCAGGCGGCGCGGCGGCTGGCTACCGCCGGTACGGAGACGAAGAACCGCTGCCTGCGCGACGCCGCGGGGCGGTTGCGCCGGGCCGGAGCCCGACTGCTGGAGGCCAATCGAGACGACGTGGCAAGAGGGCGAGAGGCCGGCATGTCGGCGGCATTCGTCGACCGGCTGACCCTCAACGAGGCGCGGATCGAGGCGATGGCCGCGGGGGTCGAGCAGGTGGCCGCCCTGCCCGATCCGGTCGGTGAAACGATCGCGCAATGGAAGCGGCCGAACGGTCTCGAGATCGGTCAGGTGCGCATCCCGCTCGGCGTCGTCGGCGTGATCTACGAATCCCGCCCCAACGTAACCGCCGACGCGGCGGCCCTGTGCCTGAAGGCGGGCAACGCCACGATCCTGCGGGGCGGGTCCGAGGCGATCATCACCAACCGGGCCATCGCCGGCGAGCTCGCGGCCGCGGCCGCCGCCGTGGGCCTCCCGGCCGCGGCCATCCAACTGGTGCCGACGACCGACCGCGAGGCGGTCCAGGTGTTGCTGCGGCAGAGCACCTACATCGACGTCATTATTCCGCGCGGCGGCGAAAGCCTGATCCGCGCCATCACCGAGTCGTCGAAGATCCCGGTGGTACAGCACTATGCCGGGGTCTGCCATACCTACGTCGACGCGCACGCCGACCTGGCCATGGCGGAACGGATCTGTTTCAACGCCAAGGTGCAGCGGCCCGGGGTCTGCAACGCCATGGAGACCATGCTGGTCCACGCCGCCGTGGCCGAGCGCTTCCTCCCCGCGATGCTGCGGGCGTTCGCCGACGCCGGAGTAAGGTTGCGCGGTTGCGATCGGACCAGAGCGATCGTGCCGGCGGTCGATGCGGCGACCGAAGACGACTGGCGGACCGAGTACCTCGACCTCATCCTGGCGGTGAAGGTAGTCGACTCGCTCGACGAGGCGATCGACTTCATTGCCGTTTACGGCACCGGTCACTCGGACGCGATCGTCACCGAGCATTACGGTAACGCGCGGCGGTTCCTCGCCGAGGTCGACTCGGCCGCCGTCTACGTCAACGCCTCGACGCGTTTCACCGACGGCTACGAATTCGGCTTCGGCGCCGAAGTGGGGATTTCGACCAATCGCCTGCACGCACGCGGTCCGATGGGACTGCGTGAGCTGACCACATACAAGTACACGGTGCTCGGCAGCGGCCAGATTCGGCAATGA
- a CDS encoding DUF4412 domain-containing protein, with protein sequence MRSVKRVKGLWIVTIVATLASPASALDLIVRQRVTNAGMGTPPEESTQYWSGGKMAVDTRAMRLILDLDTDRLTFVNKEDKTYYSESFVAMRERVRGVRVHMDKMRRQLEQQMAEMPPEARARAQQYLGKMGGGEGGMANSPAAELKPTGKTERIAGYETKEYAARSGDSSIEAWVAESLRLPPGYAEKAVAATKDLGEGWDMARVMETLASVQGVPLRTTIDWGAGGERTSTTTEAIEVKSETPPADVFAVPAGFKKIEPPQLDALEKPE encoded by the coding sequence GTGAGAAGCGTAAAGCGCGTGAAGGGATTGTGGATCGTGACGATTGTAGCGACGCTGGCGTCGCCGGCGTCGGCGCTCGATTTGATCGTTCGCCAGCGTGTCACCAACGCCGGCATGGGCACGCCGCCGGAGGAGTCGACCCAGTACTGGTCGGGCGGCAAGATGGCCGTCGATACCAGGGCGATGCGGCTCATACTGGACCTTGACACCGATCGCCTGACCTTCGTGAACAAGGAAGACAAGACCTATTACAGCGAGAGCTTCGTGGCCATGCGGGAACGCGTGCGCGGGGTGCGGGTGCACATGGACAAGATGCGCCGTCAGCTCGAACAGCAGATGGCGGAAATGCCCCCGGAAGCCCGCGCCCGTGCCCAACAATACCTGGGTAAGATGGGCGGGGGCGAGGGCGGCATGGCCAACTCCCCGGCCGCGGAATTGAAACCCACGGGCAAGACGGAACGGATCGCCGGTTACGAGACCAAAGAATACGCCGCCCGCAGCGGCGACTCGTCGATCGAGGCGTGGGTGGCCGAGTCGTTGCGCCTGCCGCCGGGTTACGCCGAGAAGGCCGTGGCGGCGACGAAAGACCTCGGCGAAGGCTGGGACATGGCTCGCGTGATGGAAACGCTGGCCAGCGTGCAGGGCGTTCCGCTGCGCACGACCATCGATTGGGGCGCCGGAGGGGAGCGGACCTCGACGACGACCGAGGCCATCGAGGTAAAGTCGGAAACCCCGCCGGCCGACGTGTTCGCCGTCCCCGCCGGCTTCAAGAAGATCGAGCCGCCCCAGCTCGACGCCCTCGAAAAGCCCGAATAG
- a CDS encoding LEA type 2 family protein, which yields MRLPQPFTSVLPVLVASTMAGCSLVGWRHPEALPTVTLRASTVTALSEGEIAATIVLTVRNPDSNPVRVGRVRYRLTFPGGAEAGGAVIVNATVPGGDGHLDIELPVRIAKRRLLPGAAPMLLLGELPYDLDVGVSIGAPLFGHTIDVQTSSALRLDLPLELVRPGPGRDPAGATAKSFTEGRTVFRHYGTRNPFGPSSRLLLAAYRGSVPDYAVALGTRPPV from the coding sequence ATGCGTCTTCCCCAACCTTTTACTTCCGTGCTGCCCGTTCTGGTCGCTTCGACCATGGCCGGGTGCAGCCTTGTCGGTTGGAGGCATCCCGAGGCCCTACCGACGGTAACCCTCCGGGCGTCGACTGTGACGGCTCTGAGCGAGGGCGAGATCGCGGCCACCATCGTGCTGACGGTGCGCAACCCCGATTCGAACCCTGTACGGGTCGGGCGCGTTCGTTACCGGCTCACCTTCCCCGGAGGCGCCGAGGCCGGGGGCGCGGTAATCGTGAACGCGACCGTACCCGGCGGCGACGGCCATCTCGATATCGAGCTTCCGGTGCGTATAGCGAAGCGCCGTCTCCTGCCGGGGGCGGCGCCGATGCTGCTTTTGGGCGAGTTGCCGTACGACCTCGACGTCGGCGTGAGCATCGGAGCGCCGCTATTCGGCCACACCATCGACGTGCAGACATCCAGCGCGCTGCGGCTCGATCTGCCTCTGGAGCTGGTGCGACCCGGTCCCGGGCGGGACCCGGCCGGGGCCACGGCAAAGTCGTTCACCGAGGGGCGAACGGTTTTCAGGCATTACGGAACCCGGAATCCGTTCGGGCCGAGTAGCCGCCTTCTTCTGGCGGCGTATCGAGGCTCCGTCCCCGACTATGCCGTGGCCCTGGGGACTCGGCCCCCGGTTTGA